The sequence ACATCCACCACACAGAAAACGCAGAACTTTCTAACGGCACTTGGTGTTGGATACATTGTCATCAGCCGTACAAAGTGGAGAAAAACATTTCTTATTCGCTCATTTATTGCCTGTTTACATTCATGTCAGGTATACTGATTATCCGATGGCGCTACCAGATCAATTGGAAGGATCTGCTGAGGAATAAGATTAAGCAGACTGCGGTTTATGACAAACGGTATTTACTGGCTTTGTACGTAATTCTATGGGCCAGCGCCCTCACGCTAAACCATAGTCTAAAATGTGCCTCCTGCGATCATCTCTTTGCCTTACGGTGGACGATAAGGTATTTTTCTCATCACAAGTATGAGGTACCACACTACGTGTGCTCATTTGTTACACTGTCATTCTATGCTATAATCTACGTGCCATCTTTCTTCTGCTGTTCGTACGTTCTAGACTTGACCAATGCTTTAGTGTCCTTAGCCTCTGACACCAAGCAGCTTGCTGAAAGCATCAGCGACAATGTTAACCCTGACAGCATTCTTGATAAAGTCTCCAATAGAATCAAAGAGAAGAGCTGGTCGCGTTATTCAGGCATTGGCAAAGAACTTGAATTTTTCACCAAACTGACGATGTTTGTTGGAGCAACAGTCGGTTTCTCGTTTGCGAACATTTACGTCTCTTCACGAAGTATAACACTTATGGAATGGAACGATCATATGACTCAGCTGTTGGGTCTTGCTGTCACAATTATGACTCCATTCTTCTTTCTCGCAATAGGAGTCAAAAAGTTGCATGAAGCGCATGAAATCTTTGTTAGCGAAGCTAGAAAAGCACAAGTGGAGAACAGGCGGCTCTTGCGTGCCACTGTCAGACGTGGAGATATAGAAGACCATAGCGAAACGTGGGACATAATAATTGACGCTATGAAGGAAAATGTGGTCAGCATTGTGAATACCGAAAAGGAGCTGTATTGGACGGCTTTAGCAACGATAGGTGTGATTCTGTGGCAACTCCTTGGACACCTGAACAAGTTTAATGACACCCCCAATACGAATATCGAGGATGAACGATTTGCTTTGACATATTTCGCCAGTTTAACGCTTCTTCTCGCAATCTGTGCAACATTTGGGCTACTGTTTGGGTTGAACATGATCCCACGGTGTATCAAGTCAAGTAATAGGCAAGGTAACTGTAAGGTATTCCTGTGCTCCGTTTCGGTCGGAGTCGCTCTTCTTGCAGCAGTCTATACTCCCTGGTTGATTCAGTTTAACGGTAGAACGTGCCCACTGTGATATATGCCTATCTGTTTACTCTTGCTCAATTTTCACAACTACGTGGCTGTCAACACACTCTTTCAGTAGGACAATCTTAAATCTGATGTGCTAATCTCttgtttcaaacaaataaaaacattaccacttgtgtatgtaaatattttttggCACCGATGTATTGAAATAATCAAGTGTCTGCTTGCCGACTTAGATCACTGATGTTTTTGCAGCACCCACAGTTTTTTTAATCGATAATGCACTATCATAATGGTTTACTATAAGATTGTAACTAAATACATTTATCTGGTGGTCTTCACTTAGAACTTGGTTTAGGCTTGTATATACAGTTTCCTGGTCTGCTACCACATGGATACACAGAGAACGCAAAGATAAGCATTTCTGGCAGATGTCGGACAATAGGTTAATCTTAagtattttatatatatatataatttgatTATCATTTTGATATCAAGAGATTCACAAACTGTATTGTTCAAGAATCATGATATATACTGTATAGTTTACCatctttgtatatatataaatcgAGTGTTAATTGTTACACTTAGGAactgacatacaatgtacatgcaatgCTACCCtcgttgaaaaaaaatgacatttattttgtgttgtttgtactTCTTCTTCTTAGATTATATAGATGGTCAGTTCCCTGTAGTTgattcgctacatggcaaaagtCGTTTCACCATATTTCTGTAGATAGTGTAATAGCATTAATTAGAGATAGTTTTCCTTTCCAACAATCACTTAATTAATAATATGTATCTGCAGACGTCATTGAATAGAATCATGACGTCTGTATGTTTTAGCTAACTGTCGCAACATCTAAATGTTACAAGAGATGTAGAAAACGTTACTGAAAATCAAAGCCTGAGTACTGGAACATTAAGAAACATCATCCACCTCGCAAAGatcagtcatacagtagacacatactgagacacttttctattgtgattcaaATACATGACAGAAGGATAAATATGCAAAACCCAATGGAAAGCATAGCTGATGTCCATGAAcaattgctccacccacagaaacacaaggacctaCCAGCCTCATGTTTGCTATTCTCTCCTCttaggagtgattgattaccatgaaactcatgCAAAAGACATTagaatgacagtctctaat comes from Branchiostoma floridae strain S238N-H82 chromosome 19, Bfl_VNyyK, whole genome shotgun sequence and encodes:
- the LOC118406356 gene encoding uncharacterized protein LOC118406356 — protein: MKTGINGFESFCAKLWIAIWPFLGFWWFLFCSIMQLVCLWRARTDNGGHNDTMVNDTWYTGDVHYIHHTENAELSNGTWCWIHCHQPYKVEKNISYSLIYCLFTFMSGILIIRWRYQINWKDLLRNKIKQTAVYDKRYLLALYVILWASALTLNHSLKCASCDHLFALRWTIRYFSHHKYEVPHYVCSFVTLSFYAIIYVPSFFCCSYVLDLTNALVSLASDTKQLAESISDNVNPDSILDKVSNRIKEKSWSRYSGIGKELEFFTKLTMFVGATVGFSFANIYVSSRSITLMEWNDHMTQLLGLAVTIMTPFFFLAIGVKKLHEAHEIFVSEARKAQVENRRLLRATVRRGDIEDHSETWDIIIDAMKENVVSIVNTEKELYWTALATIGVILWQLLGHLNKFNDTPNTNIEDERFALTYFASLTLLLAICATFGLLFGLNMIPRCIKSSNRQGNCKVFLCSVSVGVALLAAVYTPWLIQFNGRTCPL